GCAATTGCACTGACAGTTGTAGACAAGAAAGAAGTTGATTTTTCCTTCACATTTGGAGAATCACGTGTGAGAGGAAATCTCTATTTTTCCAATAAACAACCAATCCTTGCGTTAAGATTGATTCCCAAGACCATTCGCACCCTCGATGACCTTGGATATCCGCAGTTATTCAAAGAATTCTGCACACCGGATAAAGGGCTTATACTTGTCGCGGGGCCAACTGGAAGCGGAAAATCAACGACACTTGCTGCGATGCTTGAACACATTAACAGACACCGTCCCGTCCATCTCATCACGATAGAAGACCCGATTGAGTATGTCTTTGAATCAAAAATGGCATTGATCCACCAGCGGGAGCTGGGTTCAGACACAGCTTCGTTCTATAATGGTTTGAAATATGCTCTGAGGCAGGATCCGGACGTCATTTTGGTTGGTGAAATGAGGGATCCCGAGACGATGGAACTGGCAATGACAGCAGCTGAAACCGGACATCTGGTTTTCTCAACGATTCATACAAATTCTGCTGCCACTACGCCTGAAAGGATCATCGGCGTTTTCCCACCACATCAACAGAACCAGATAGCGATGCAACTGGCAAATAGCCTTCTAGCTGTTATTTACCAGAGGTTACTGAAAAGAAAAGATGGCAAGGGCAGGATTTCCATCATCGAAATCATGGTCGTAACTCAGGCCATAAGAAACCTTATAAGAGAGAAGAAGTTCCATCAAATAGAATCCATGATGCAAGCGGGTGGAAAGTTTGGCATGATCACTTTCGATGATGCATTGGTAAATGCATTCAAGGAGGGATTAATAACCATGGAACAGGTGAAAAACTTTGCCCGTGACCCGGAAACCATAACCAGGAGGTTAATTTAATGGAGCTCGTTGATATTTTGAATTCACTCAAAAAACAACTTCAAGAAGTCGAAAGAGAGCTTTCATCCCCTGAGGTTGTGTCAAACCCAGATAAACTTATGGAACTTAGTAAAAGACATGCGGAGCTCAGGGAGATATTTCGACTAGAGGAAGAGATTGAAGCAAAGAGAAGAGAGCTTCAAGAATGGAAAGACATGCTTGAACAATCTCCACAAGAAGAACAGGAAGAAATCAGGTCAACCATTGAGCAGGTTGAAAAGCAAGTGGAGAACCTTCTTCTTGAACTAAAAATGCGGCTCATTCCTGACGAAGATTCTGGAAGGAATATAATAGTCGAGATAAGAGCGGGCGCTGGTGGAGAAGAGGCAGCATTGTTTTCAGCTGATCTTTTCAGGATGTACTCAAGATACGCTGAAAGATCTGGCTGGAAGGTTGAAGTACTCGATTCAAATGAAACAGACCTTGGTGGTTTCAAAGAAATTGTGTTTGAGATAAGGGGCAAAGGAGTATATAGAAAGCTCAAATACGAGAGTGGTGTACACAGAGTTCAAAGGGTTCCAAGGACAGAATCTGGCGGTAGGATTCACACGTCCACAGCGACGGTCGCTATCCTTCCAGAAGCTACGGAGCTGGATGTTAAGATCGATCCGTCTGAATTACGAATAGACACTTTCAGATCTTCGGGCGCTGGTGGGCAGCATGTGAATAAAACAGAATCAGCCGTCAGAATAGTTCATCTTCCTACGGGTATAACAGTAACTGTTCAGCGTGAGCGTTCACAACATCAGAACAAAGCAAGAGCTATGGAACTGCTGAGAGCACGATTGTTTGATATGATGCAGCAGGATCAGTTAAAAAAAATGTCGCAAAAGAGGCGATCACAGATAGGTACTGGAGATAGGAGTGAAAAGATAAGGACATACAATTATCCACAGAACAGAGTAACCGATCATAGGATAAATTACACGAGTTACCGGCTTGCAGAAATTCTTGACGGAGACCTGGACGAGTTCCTGGCGAAACTCATTGAAGCGGATGTCGAGTTAAAACTCAGCGAACTTATGGAACATCTTGAAATGAAATAGAAAAAAGGGGGGCTTAAGCCCCCCTCTTGATTTTTACCTTATCAAGGATAAATACCCCTGAGTTTTGTAGCAGTTGCCACACGGTCAATGGCAACGATATAGGCGGCAGTTCTCATGTCTGTATTGTACTTGTGCATTGTGTTGACGACGTTGCTGAAGGCCTGGCGCATGATTTTATGCAAGGCTTTCCTCACATCT
This genomic interval from Kosmotoga pacifica contains the following:
- a CDS encoding type IV pilus twitching motility protein PilT, coding for MLIDEILSKGEKYGVSDIHITPGEKVVYRIDGSLMNDNELHITEENMSQILKELEELSAIALTVVDKKEVDFSFTFGESRVRGNLYFSNKQPILALRLIPKTIRTLDDLGYPQLFKEFCTPDKGLILVAGPTGSGKSTTLAAMLEHINRHRPVHLITIEDPIEYVFESKMALIHQRELGSDTASFYNGLKYALRQDPDVILVGEMRDPETMELAMTAAETGHLVFSTIHTNSAATTPERIIGVFPPHQQNQIAMQLANSLLAVIYQRLLKRKDGKGRISIIEIMVVTQAIRNLIREKKFHQIESMMQAGGKFGMITFDDALVNAFKEGLITMEQVKNFARDPETITRRLI
- the prfA gene encoding peptide chain release factor 1; the protein is MELVDILNSLKKQLQEVERELSSPEVVSNPDKLMELSKRHAELREIFRLEEEIEAKRRELQEWKDMLEQSPQEEQEEIRSTIEQVEKQVENLLLELKMRLIPDEDSGRNIIVEIRAGAGGEEAALFSADLFRMYSRYAERSGWKVEVLDSNETDLGGFKEIVFEIRGKGVYRKLKYESGVHRVQRVPRTESGGRIHTSTATVAILPEATELDVKIDPSELRIDTFRSSGAGGQHVNKTESAVRIVHLPTGITVTVQRERSQHQNKARAMELLRARLFDMMQQDQLKKMSQKRRSQIGTGDRSEKIRTYNYPQNRVTDHRINYTSYRLAEILDGDLDEFLAKLIEADVELKLSELMEHLEMK